Proteins found in one Streptococcus criceti HS-6 genomic segment:
- the guaB gene encoding IMP dehydrogenase has protein sequence MSNWDTKFLKKGYTFDDVLLIPAESHVLPNEVNMQTKLAKNLTLNIPIITAAMDTVTESGMAIAMARAGGLGVIHKNMSIEAQAEEVRKVKRSENGVIIDPFFLTPDHTVAEADELMGRYRISGVPVVETLENRKLVGILTNRDMRFISDYNQPIKTYMTSDNLVTASVGTDLKTAEAILQQHRIEKLPLVDENGRLSGLITIKDIEKVIEFPDAAKDEFGRLLVAAAVGVTSDTFERATALFEAGADAIVIDTAHGHSAGVLRKIAEIRQTFPDKTLIAGNIATAKGARALYDAGVDVVKVGIGPGSICTTRVVAGVGVPQITAIYDAAGVAREYGKTIIADGGIKYSGDIVKALAAGGHAVMLGSMLAGTDEAPGETEIFQGRKFKTYRGMGSVAAMKKGSSDRYFQGSVNEANKLVPEGIEGRVAYKGAAADIVFQLVGGIKSGMGYTGAADIPALHDKAQFIEMSGAGLIESHPHDVQITNEAPNYSVQ, from the coding sequence ATGTCAAATTGGGACACTAAATTTTTGAAAAAAGGTTACACTTTCGATGATGTTTTGCTTATTCCAGCAGAAAGTCATGTGCTTCCAAATGAGGTTAACATGCAAACGAAACTGGCAAAGAATTTGACATTAAACATCCCGATTATTACAGCTGCTATGGATACCGTAACAGAAAGTGGTATGGCTATTGCTATGGCGCGTGCTGGGGGCTTGGGTGTAATCCATAAAAATATGTCAATCGAAGCTCAGGCTGAAGAAGTCCGTAAGGTAAAACGTTCAGAAAATGGCGTTATCATTGACCCATTCTTCTTAACACCAGACCACACAGTTGCTGAAGCAGATGAATTGATGGGGCGCTATCGTATTTCTGGTGTTCCAGTTGTAGAAACTCTGGAAAATCGTAAATTAGTCGGTATTCTTACCAACCGCGATATGCGCTTTATTTCGGATTATAACCAGCCTATTAAGACTTATATGACCAGTGACAATCTGGTGACGGCTTCAGTAGGCACAGATTTAAAGACAGCTGAAGCTATTTTACAGCAACACCGTATTGAGAAATTACCTTTAGTTGATGAAAATGGTCGTTTGTCTGGACTTATTACCATTAAAGATATCGAAAAAGTTATCGAATTTCCTGATGCTGCCAAGGATGAATTTGGCCGTCTCTTAGTTGCAGCTGCTGTCGGTGTCACTTCAGATACCTTTGAACGGGCAACGGCTCTCTTTGAAGCTGGTGCCGATGCTATTGTTATTGATACAGCTCATGGTCACTCTGCCGGGGTTTTGCGCAAAATTGCAGAAATTCGTCAAACCTTCCCAGATAAGACTTTGATTGCTGGGAACATTGCTACTGCTAAAGGGGCACGTGCCCTCTATGATGCAGGCGTTGATGTCGTTAAGGTTGGTATCGGCCCAGGATCAATCTGTACAACCCGTGTTGTAGCCGGTGTCGGTGTCCCTCAAATCACTGCTATCTATGATGCAGCCGGTGTTGCTCGTGAATACGGTAAGACTATTATCGCTGATGGTGGTATCAAGTATTCAGGTGACATCGTCAAAGCCTTGGCTGCTGGCGGCCATGCTGTTATGCTCGGTTCAATGTTAGCTGGTACTGATGAAGCGCCAGGTGAAACAGAAATCTTCCAAGGGCGTAAATTTAAGACTTATCGTGGTATGGGATCTGTTGCCGCTATGAAGAAGGGGTCTAGCGATCGCTACTTCCAAGGTTCTGTCAATGAAGCTAACAAGTTGGTTCCAGAAGGAATTGAAGGTCGTGTAGCTTATAAAGGTGCTGCTGCTGATATTGTCTTCCAATTGGTCGGTGGTATTAAGTCGGGTATGGGTTACACAGGTGCTGCAGATATTCCAGCCCTTCATGATAAGGCCCAATTTATTGAAATGTCAGGAGCTGGCCTAATTGAAAGTCACCCTCACGATGTGCAAATTACCAATGAAGCGCCAAACTACTCAGTTCAGTAA
- the trpS gene encoding tryptophan--tRNA ligase, with the protein MTKPTILTGDRPTGKLHIGHYVGSLQNRVRLQNEEKYQMFVFLADQQALTDHAKDPQTIVESVGNVALDYLAAGLDPEKSTIFIQSQIPELAELSMYYMNLVSLARLERNPTVKTEIAQKGFGESIPTGFLVYPIAQAADITAFKANLVPVGTDQKPMIEQTREIVRSFNHAYDCDVLVEPEGIYPENEAAGRLPGLDGNAKMSKSLGNGIYLADDADTLKKKVMSMYTDPNHIKVEDPGRIEGNMVFHYLDVFGREEDQADIQAMKEHYQAGGLGDVKTKRYLLDILERELGPIRERRLEFAKDMGQVYDMLKKGSQAAQAVAAQTLDDVKSAMGINYFK; encoded by the coding sequence ATGACAAAACCTACTATTTTAACCGGAGATAGACCAACTGGTAAATTACATATCGGTCACTATGTTGGTAGCTTGCAAAACCGTGTGCGTCTACAAAATGAAGAAAAATACCAGATGTTTGTCTTTTTGGCAGATCAGCAAGCTCTGACAGATCATGCTAAGGATCCTCAAACTATTGTGGAATCTGTAGGAAATGTAGCGCTGGATTATTTGGCAGCCGGTCTGGATCCAGAAAAATCAACTATTTTTATCCAAAGTCAGATTCCTGAATTAGCTGAACTGTCCATGTACTACATGAACTTGGTATCTCTAGCCCGTCTGGAACGCAATCCGACTGTCAAAACAGAGATTGCTCAAAAAGGCTTTGGGGAGTCCATTCCAACAGGTTTTTTGGTCTATCCTATTGCCCAAGCAGCTGATATTACAGCCTTTAAGGCCAATCTGGTTCCTGTCGGAACTGACCAGAAGCCTATGATTGAGCAGACCCGCGAGATCGTCCGCAGTTTCAACCATGCCTATGATTGTGACGTTCTGGTCGAACCGGAAGGCATTTATCCTGAAAATGAAGCAGCTGGTCGTCTGCCAGGTCTTGATGGAAATGCTAAAATGTCCAAGTCTCTGGGCAATGGTATCTATCTGGCTGATGATGCGGATACGCTCAAGAAAAAGGTCATGAGCATGTATACTGATCCTAATCATATTAAAGTTGAAGATCCTGGAAGGATTGAAGGAAATATGGTCTTTCATTATTTAGATGTCTTTGGACGTGAGGAAGATCAAGCAGATATTCAAGCCATGAAAGAGCACTATCAAGCTGGCGGTCTGGGAGATGTCAAGACCAAACGTTACCTTCTAGACATTCTGGAGCGGGAGCTAGGTCCAATCAGAGAACGGCGTCTAGAATTTGCTAAGGATATGGGGCAAGTCTATGACATGCTTAAAAAAGGCAGTCAGGCCGCCCAAGCAGTCGCTGCCCAAACCTTGGATGACGTTAAATCAGCCATGGGAATCAATTATTTTAAATAG